In Drosophila subpulchrella strain 33 F10 #4 breed RU33 chromosome 3R, RU_Dsub_v1.1 Primary Assembly, whole genome shotgun sequence, the following are encoded in one genomic region:
- the LOC119548112 gene encoding meckelin has translation MRYFLRVISWCLALLWIGHPIQIARCSLVIPTPSPTQVPTPHTFRFQNPLQCLKNEFYNLNLFDCVPCNEVASGDGGLGKLQPDKFSCKCPTGHLSIYERGKTWPTCDEICTPDRSDNCTSVWLPQPRPSAYCTYRYLNTTSVFASQLPVHPLISGIILTQTNPASSVGDCQTCDMTHNFRYQDFCLASTLLRPYLHYNAFWQASTSSKPDALAPNHFGDLKFVAFFCLTLRNDTACQQLANLCVLSHFSLEKHSPCSAFLLTQVSDVVMKYAHSGEQVRSLQPFLFYKKGRVTKDLLSKTLQLPDRKELRLFSTTFGLDGGLKRWGAFHTEMLNMCQKPAPNLRLALPEQEWEVSCQLTLERLIDLANQQANDDFLTIFLNFSSNWQFLLHQLPVLIETLTSENQRPQQEEWQLVKRFQLISASPRDNRIHQTLPRYEDAHKLQQYYSLRYVEDIQLHYTLDKDQPDRVGLPLIRLRYRHIEIGSGNASLAQLYPFRLRITHEQVKRGWDWLVLEVALPLLLLLAFAAAIFRLQNLRRRRKADLCQMSSLIEFLLQLAGNVAYALLATALLLLLLQASNPRLLKILLYPACLLQLLFLGVQLWRSSQLELFLIDWERPRSSCEGQRLNLDSSSLCSSVRTFVAESSVSAWRVLFTANAWIRLSVSQKYSTLGQVLVVIAGYQFLERFTSGDLGLRCCLLAAIYLLTYLLQIIGHHLLMANPLQKFIDLCSMANISLFSLTEPGFGYYIHGRSPHGFADADMSSMILQLQRTQTMCGRRGLLMDSDKQAYIILPPRNLHIYLERLLLPFQRSLTGSLSQTLLYQKDIVPSIDGQMERTSIAYASVNRFFCAFIDHAIKDMDYIIKEKSFVEQLLNCEIDNYITENKGTFYIDDSFSFSRVLLLGNHLHIFVMELLLLLSIFLITTNLLIAAAAACVFNILLRQVFRHWVRRNVSRKTLIDERFLL, from the exons ATGAGGTACTTCCTCCGGGTCATCAGCTGGTGCCTTGCCCTCCTCTGGATCGGACATCCTATTCAAATTGCCCGCTGTTCGCTGGTCATTCCAACGCCAAGTCCCACACAGGTGCCAACGCCACACACTTTCCGCTTCCAGAATCCGCTGCAGTGCCTCAAGAACGAGTTCTACAACCTCAACCTATTCGACTGTGTGCCCTGCAATGAGGTCGCCTCTGGAGATGGGGGCCTCGGAAAACTGCAGCCCGACA AGTTCTCTTGCAAGTGCCCGACTGGTCACCTGTCCATCTATGAGCGCGGCAAGACGTGGCCCACCTGCGATGAGATTTGCACCCCGGACAGGAGCGACAATTGCACCTCGGTATGGCTGCCACAGCCGCGTCCCTCCGCTTATTGCACCTATAGATACCTCAACACCACGTCGGTATTCGCCAGTCAGTTGCCAGTGCATCCGCTAATTTCTGGGATTATCCTGACCCAGACGAACCCAGCGAGCAGCGTGGGCGATTGCCAAACCTGCGATATGACCCACAATTTCCGCTATCAGGATTTCTGCTTGGCCAGCACTCTGCTCCGTCCGTATCTGCACTACAATGCCTTCTGGCAGGCCTCCACCAGTTCCAAGCCGGATGCATTGGCACCCAACCACTTTGGGGACCTTAAGTTCGTGGCCTTCTTCTGTCTGACCCTGCGGAACGACACAGCCTGCCAGCAGCTGGCCAATCTCTGTGTGCTATCGCACTTCTCCCTGGAGAAGCACTCGCCCTGCAGCGCCTTCCTGCTCACCCAGGTCTCGGATGTGGTGATGAAGTATGCCCACTCCGGTGAGCAGGTGCGTTCCCTCCAGCCGTTCCTGTTCTACAAAAAGGGTCGAGTTACCAAGGACCTGCTCTCGAAGACGCTCCAGCTGCCGGATCGCAAGGAGTTGCGACTTTTTAGCACAACCTTTGGCCTGGATGGTGGACTCAAACGGTGGGGTGCCTTCCATACGGAGATGCTGAACATGTGCCAGAAGCCGGCGCCAAATCTGCGACTGGCTTTACCGGAGCAGGAGTGGGAGGTGTCATGCCAGCTCACCCTGGAGCGACTCATTGACCTGGCCAACCAGCAGGCCAACGACGACTTCCTCACGATTTTCCTAAACTTTAGCAGCAACTGGCAGTTTCTACTCCACCAGCTGCCCGTGCTCATCGAGACCCTGACGTCGGAGAACCAG CGTCCCCAGCAGGAGGAGTGGCAGCTGGTGAAGCGTTTCCAATTGATATCCGCCTCTCCGCGGGACAATAGAATCCACCAGACATTACCACGCTACGAGGATGCCCACAAGCTTCAGCAGTATTACTCACTGCGTTATGTGGAGGACATACAACTGCATTATACTCTGGACAAGGATCAGCCGGATAGAGTGGGTCTGCCCCTCATCCGACTGCGATATCGGCACATTGAGATAGGATCGGGAAATGCCTCACTCGCCCAACTGTATCCGTTCCGCTTGAGGATTACACACGAGCAAGTGAAACGGGGATGGGATTGGTTAGTACTGGAAGTGGCGCTGCCCTTGCTCCTTTTGCTGGCTTTTGCAGCTGCCATTTTCCGTCTTCAGAACTTGCGAAGAAGGAGAAAAGCCGATCTTTGCCAGATGAGCAGCCTTATCGAGTTCCTCCTGCAGCTGGCCGGAAATGTGGCCTATGCACTGCTGGCCACTGCgttgctgctcctgctgctgcaaGCCTCCAATCCACGCCTGCTGAAGATCCTGCTCTATCCCGCTTGTCTGCTGCAGTTGCTCTTCCTGGGCGTTCAGCTGTGGCGCTCCAGCCAGCTGGAACTGTTCCTCATCGACTGGGAGAGGCCGCGAAGCAGCTGCGAAGGGCAGCGTCTAAACCTGGACAGCTCCTCGCTCTGCTCCAGCGTGCGGACCTTCGTGGCCGAGAGCAGCGTCTCCGCCTGGCGGGTCCTCTTCACGGCCAATGCCTGGATTCGCCTTAGTGTGAGCCAGAAGTACTCCACCTTGGGTCAGGTGTTGGTGGTCATTGCTGGCTATCAGTTCCTGGAGAGATTTACCAGCGGGGATCTCGGACTGCGCTGTTGCTTGCTAGCAGCCATTTATCTGCTCACCTATCTGCTACAAATAATAGGACACCACCTGCTTATGGCCAATCCTCTCCAGAAGTTCATCGATCTGTGCAGTATGGCCAATATCTCTCTGTTCTCGCTAACGGAACCTGGGTTTGGATACTACATTCACGGAAGATCCCCACACGGATTTGCCGATGCGGACATGTCCTCGATGATTCTGCAGCTCCAGAGGACCCAGACCATGTGTGGAAGGCGGGGACTGCTCATGGATTCGGATAAGCAGGCGTACATCATCCTGCCTCCCAGAAATCTTCA CATCTACCTGGAGAGACTGCTGCTGCCCTTCCAGCGCAGCCTTACCGGCAGCCTCTCGCAGACCCTTCTATATCAAAAGGACATCGTTCCCAGCATCGATGGCCAGATGGAGCGCACCTCCATCGCGTATGCCAGCGTAAATCGCTTCTTCTGCGCCTTTATCGATCAC GCCATTAAGGACATGGATTACATTATTAAGGAAAAATCATTTGTAGAGCAATTGCTTAACTGCGAAATCGACAACTATATTACGGAAA acAAGGGTACCTTTTACATAGACGATTCGTTCAGCTTCTCCCGTGTTCTCCTTTTGGGTAACCATTTGCACATCTTTGTGATGGaactgctcctgctgctgtcGATCTTCCTGATAACCACAAACTTGTTgattgcagctgcggcagctTGTGTGTTTAATATA TTACTGCGCCAGGTGTTCCGCCATTGGGTGCGTCGTAATGTTTCCCGCAAGACCCTCATCGACGAGAGGTTCCTCTTGTAG
- the LOC119562964 gene encoding neurogenic protein mastermind produces MNNLDHAKHFYPDNYKLDLSETMKAALSKGPGGGGGGGGVAGGDMLPQPNAGMPGVGYVTEKLYMLLQLYLQNKGWNPSAELLQCFSDLKDNAMLPSAAYLQVLANRLTLDSQGRLILRDNGKIVLPFEHFANAVMLKHMSGPHGLHLSVDATVRAVIESYTIGRDQFGMEKEFIIEVVQSCPSPACRYYKNHMGISPMPFMEQQYPGVNTPEFLQRLSHLPPGGAAGSGPGGSAAGSASSAASSSSSANVEIDLSKSTGTKVPQVPVPPQLQHLTKQQQSSIQTQLSQISAAAAHHQQQQQQQQQQQQQQQQQQQQAAAKHQQQLTAALIQQQNRVLAQQSLEKLSNHLSPLEKQRVFAQLDPKHFDPMAVAAAAANLQIQGLMQSQAVAAAVAANQPPTATATSAAGGSAAGPQAHHGHHPLPPPSQSPHSSSSSSSHSSLDQITHKNVADSLRSNLDSIESNKDLLALHNGAWATGDANRMDHLAVGQDKIVRIFAELMRNMSRMKTYIRPSMCKPYGKQSESLQKTLMDTIQIVQTLRNCLPAPHIPVSSWKSESEGNVGSGVGVSVGVGVGVPPGLNLSAALGLPSGRVDNMH; encoded by the exons ATGAACAATTTG GACCACGCCAAGCACTTCTATCCCGACAACTACAAATTGGATCTGTCCGAGACCATGAAGGCGGCTCTCTCCAAAGGACCCGGAGGCGGTGGCGGCggagggggcgtggcgggCGGGGATATGCTGCCCCAGCCGAATGCCGGAATGCCAGGAGTGGGCTATGTAACGGAGAAGCTCTACATGCTACTGCAGCTGTATCTGCAGAACAAGGGCTGGAATCCGAGTGCCGAGCTGCTGCAGTGCTTCAGCGATCTCAAGGACAACGCCATGCTGCCCAGCGCAGCCTATCTGCA GGTGCTGGCCAACCGGCTGACTCTGGACTCCCAGGGACGTCTTATCCTGCGGGACAATGGCAAGATTGTGCTGCCATTCGAGCACTTTGCCAATGCAGTGATGCTGAAGCACATGTCCGGACCACATGGCCTGCACCTCAGTGTGGATGCCACGGTGCGGGCGGTCATCGAGTCCTACACCATCGGACGGGATCAGTTTGGGATGGAGAAGGAGTTCATCATCGAGGTGGTGCAGTCGTGCCCCAGTCCCGCTTGCCGTTACTACAAGAACCACATGGGCATCTCGCCCATGCCGTTTATGGAGCAGCAGTATCCGGGCGTAAATACGCCCGAGTTTCTGCAACGTCTTTCCCACTTGCCGCCTGGCGGAGCAGCTGGATCTGGACCAGGAGGCTCGGCCGCCGGTTCGGCGTCCAGTGCGGCAAGCAGCTCGAGTTCGGCAAACGTGGAGATTGATCTGTCCAAGTCGACGGGGACCAAGGTGCCGCAGGTGCCGGTGCCGCCGCAGCTGCAGCACTTGACCAAGCAGCAGCAGAGCAGCATTCAGACACAGCTCTCACAGATCAGTGCGGCAGCAGCCCAccaccaacagcagcaacagcaacaacagcagcagcagcagcaacagcagcagcagcaacaacaggcAGCAGCcaagcaccagcagcaactcACGGCGGCCCTTATCCAACAGCAGAACCGCGTCCTTGCCCAGCAGAGTCTTGAGAAGCTTAGCAACCATCTTAGTCCGCTGGAAAAGCAACGTGTTTTCGCCCAGCTCGATCCTAAGCACTTTGATCCCATGGCCGTCGCGGCTGCAGCCGCCAATCTTCAGATCCAGGGACTGATGCAGTCTCAGGCGGTGGCTGCCGCCGTGGCCGCCAATCAGCCACCGACGGCCACAGCCACATCCGCGGCAGGAGGATCTGCAGCAGGTCCCCAGGCCCATCACGGCCACCATCCTTTGCCGCCGCCATCGCAGTCGCCGCACTCGTCCTCTTCGTCTTCCTCTCACTCCTCGCTGGACCAGATTACCCACAAGAACGTGGCCGACTCCTTGCG CTCCAATCTGGATTCGATAGAGTCGAACAAGGATTTGCTGGCGCTGCACAATGGGGCCTGGGCCACCGGAGACGCTAACCGCATGGATCACCTGGCCGTGGGCCAGGACAAGATAGTGCGGATATTTGCGGAGCTGATGCGGAACATGTCGCGGATGAAGACCTACATACGTCCCTCGATGTGTAAGCCATACGGCAAACAGAGCGAGAGTCTGCAGAAGA CCCTCATGGACACCATTCAGATCGTGCAGACGCTTCGCAACTGCCTCCCAGCTCCCCACATACCGGTGTCCTCCTGGAAAAGCGAGAGCGAGGGCAACGTGGGATCAGGAGTGGGTGTGAgcgtgggcgttggagtgggggTTCCCCCAGGACTCAACCTGAGCGCCGCCTTGGGCCTCCCTTCGGGCAGGGTGGATAACATGCACTAG